The following coding sequences are from one Candidatus Nitrosopumilus sp. SW window:
- a CDS encoding beta-propeller domain-containing protein, translated as MSSKTIIPIAVAISVIVTAGIMYAISFDQEPQIRVVTETLEPEVIYIDKSISKFFEGTNDIKKISSQEELVSILEASSMFGGGFYDPRVRNMAVDDMVMFETAESTGVPVPSAEPMPTDGVSKVQGGTDYSTTNVQVQNVDEPDYLKNDNKYVYIVSRNTLSIIDAYPAEDAKLILKIALDIESQYIQNMFLNDDRLVIFYNGQSDDEIIPQFDFIPRPSYNPVTHALIVDISDKENPEILKDYSIDGHFRDARMIGDYAYFVTNNHINHQYPRLPVIMEDSVRIMTPDAFYFDNVEEFSNFSTLTAIDIFGDTINSETFLMGYSGSFYVSENNFYLTYQQNMPFGYYENSSRDRFYDVIVPLLPNDIQNEIKSIQSDSSLNASQQWSKISELMQDSYNNMDKKEKEILFEKIREALNEYDAKIQEENRKTIIHKISIDEDKIEYVAKGTVPGRLLNQFSMDESGDRFRVATTIEYYIQHEGMVRSNAVYVLDEELNIVGELEDIAPDESIFSSRFMGDRLYLVTFQQIDPFFVIDLSTDTPKILGELKIPGFSNYLHPYDEEHIIGIGRDTKEMDNGRVQQLGVKIALFNVADVSNPKVVDDYIIGDSSTQSESLHNHKAFFFDKTRNVLSIPISSDVESLDDITSSKMFAPDYNRWSGFYVFNLDKVEGFNAKGTITHSDSDWRYYGMNSARTFYIDDVLYTASQGYLKMNSFEELDEINSIKLENTGKFIDYMEEPVMELEPIR; from the coding sequence ATGAGTTCAAAAACAATAATTCCAATTGCAGTAGCCATTTCGGTAATAGTAACAGCAGGAATTATGTATGCCATATCTTTTGATCAAGAACCACAAATTAGAGTTGTTACTGAAACCCTTGAACCAGAAGTAATCTATATTGACAAATCAATTTCTAAATTCTTTGAAGGAACAAACGACATAAAGAAAATTTCATCGCAAGAAGAACTAGTTTCAATCCTTGAAGCATCATCAATGTTTGGAGGAGGATTCTATGATCCAAGAGTAAGAAACATGGCAGTGGATGATATGGTAATGTTTGAGACAGCAGAGTCTACAGGAGTTCCAGTTCCTTCAGCAGAACCAATGCCAACTGATGGTGTTTCTAAAGTTCAAGGAGGAACTGATTATTCAACAACAAATGTTCAAGTGCAAAATGTCGATGAACCAGATTATCTCAAAAACGATAACAAGTATGTATACATTGTTTCAAGAAATACACTTTCAATTATTGATGCATATCCAGCCGAAGATGCAAAACTAATTCTCAAAATTGCACTAGACATTGAATCACAGTACATTCAGAACATGTTCCTCAATGATGATAGATTAGTGATATTTTACAATGGACAAAGTGATGATGAGATCATTCCACAATTTGACTTTATTCCAAGACCATCTTACAATCCAGTTACCCACGCATTAATTGTGGACATATCAGACAAAGAAAATCCTGAAATTCTCAAGGATTACTCTATTGATGGACATTTCAGAGATGCAAGAATGATTGGAGATTATGCTTACTTTGTTACAAATAACCACATCAACCACCAATACCCAAGACTTCCAGTAATAATGGAGGATTCGGTAAGAATCATGACACCTGATGCATTTTATTTTGATAACGTTGAAGAGTTTTCAAACTTTAGCACATTAACTGCTATTGATATTTTTGGAGACACAATAAACTCTGAGACATTCTTGATGGGGTATTCAGGTTCATTCTATGTATCTGAAAATAATTTCTATTTGACATATCAACAAAACATGCCATTTGGATATTATGAAAATTCATCACGCGATAGATTCTACGACGTAATTGTTCCATTATTGCCAAATGATATTCAAAATGAAATAAAGTCCATTCAAAGTGATTCCTCATTAAATGCATCACAACAATGGTCAAAGATTTCAGAATTGATGCAAGACTCCTATAACAATATGGATAAAAAAGAAAAAGAAATACTATTTGAAAAAATCAGAGAGGCACTAAACGAGTATGATGCAAAGATTCAGGAAGAAAATAGAAAGACCATCATTCATAAAATTTCAATTGATGAGGATAAAATAGAATATGTTGCAAAGGGAACAGTGCCAGGAAGGTTACTAAACCAATTCTCCATGGATGAGTCAGGAGACAGATTCAGAGTTGCAACAACAATTGAATATTATATTCAGCATGAAGGAATGGTTCGTTCTAATGCAGTGTATGTTCTAGATGAAGAACTTAACATAGTTGGAGAACTAGAAGATATTGCACCTGATGAGAGCATATTTTCATCACGATTTATGGGAGACAGACTATATTTGGTGACATTCCAGCAAATTGATCCATTCTTTGTAATTGATTTATCAACAGACACACCAAAAATTCTGGGAGAGTTAAAGATTCCAGGATTCTCAAATTACTTGCACCCATATGATGAAGAACACATCATCGGTATCGGTAGAGATACTAAAGAAATGGACAATGGAAGGGTTCAGCAATTAGGAGTAAAGATTGCATTGTTTAATGTAGCAGATGTAAGTAATCCCAAAGTTGTGGATGACTACATAATTGGAGATAGTTCAACCCAATCAGAATCACTGCACAACCACAAGGCGTTTTTCTTTGATAAAACAAGAAATGTTCTATCTATTCCAATTAGTTCAGATGTTGAAAGTCTAGATGACATTACAAGTTCCAAGATGTTTGCACCAGACTATAACAGATGGAGTGGATTTTACGTCTTTAATCTGGATAAGGTAGAGGGATTTAATGCAAAAGGAACCATTACTCATTCAGATAGCGATTGGAGATACTATGGAATGAATAGC
- a CDS encoding ATP-binding cassette domain-containing protein → MYSIETKSLTKSFGDVIAVNDISFTVENGEIFGFLGPNGAGKSTTMMILTTLLKPTSGQALISGYNVMTDPKKVRENIGYVQQETTVDEYLTGRENLLLQAKLNHIPKNEIDSRIDEVLDLIELSDKQNESVVTYSGGMRKRLDIAGGLLHRPKVLFLDEPTVGLDIQTRRKIWEYIKKIHDEFEMTIFLSTHYMEEADQLCDRIGIIDGGKIQVIDSPKNMKNAMGNEVISVVIEENPSRDSFLSELQKIESVNKINEDGSKLTLFVSNGTEVIPKVFQISSNIGIKITSISLTQPTLDDVFISYTGHEIRDDDGTFNRKREHAKMKRLRA, encoded by the coding sequence TTGTATTCCATTGAAACAAAATCTCTGACAAAATCATTTGGTGATGTAATTGCAGTAAATGATATTTCCTTTACTGTTGAAAATGGTGAAATCTTTGGATTTCTTGGACCCAATGGTGCAGGAAAAAGTACAACAATGATGATTCTAACAACTTTGTTAAAACCAACATCTGGACAAGCATTGATTTCTGGATACAATGTAATGACTGATCCAAAAAAGGTTCGTGAAAATATTGGATATGTACAACAAGAAACCACTGTTGATGAATATCTTACAGGACGTGAAAATCTTTTATTGCAAGCAAAACTCAATCATATCCCAAAAAATGAAATTGATTCAAGAATTGATGAAGTTCTAGATTTAATTGAACTATCTGACAAGCAAAATGAATCTGTTGTAACTTACTCTGGTGGAATGAGGAAGAGACTGGATATTGCAGGAGGTTTACTCCACAGGCCAAAAGTTTTGTTCCTTGATGAGCCTACAGTTGGATTGGATATCCAAACTAGGAGAAAAATCTGGGAGTATATCAAAAAGATTCATGATGAGTTTGAGATGACCATATTTCTTTCAACTCACTACATGGAAGAGGCTGATCAACTTTGTGATAGAATTGGAATTATTGATGGTGGAAAAATTCAGGTAATTGATTCTCCTAAAAATATGAAAAATGCTATGGGAAATGAAGTTATTTCAGTTGTAATTGAAGAAAACCCTTCTCGTGATTCCTTTTTGTCTGAACTTCAAAAAATAGAATCTGTAAATAAAATCAACGAGGATGGTTCTAAACTTACTCTCTTTGTATCAAATGGGACCGAAGTTATACCAAAAGTCTTTCAAATTTCATCCAACATTGGAATCAAAATCACTTCTATCTCTTTAACTCAACCAACCCTTGATGATGTTTTCATCTCTTACACTGGACATGAAATTAGAGATGATGATGGAACATTTAATCGAAAACGAGAACACGCAAAAATGAAGAGGCTACGTGCATGA
- a CDS encoding winged helix-turn-helix domain-containing protein, whose protein sequence is MSAENPDDGLTEKIKILATDDDKIKSFGELFTNDSSREILQLLFNEEMTANQIAQKTDISLQLVKYHLNKLQDLGVVKISKIEKNSKSQDMKVYSATKFSIVIVPPKLSEKTKESKLLVRSFRHIYKVAGLAIATGLSGLLSLASFQNKTVTLENTKQFTIEESRRIESFDESAESIMASAPMMESESQDLSAGMEISEKAIDSGVSGIDLSIPFVIITIILGGLTIYYLWKFKKSN, encoded by the coding sequence ATGTCTGCTGAAAATCCAGATGATGGATTAACTGAAAAAATCAAAATTCTAGCCACAGATGATGATAAAATAAAGTCATTTGGGGAACTATTTACAAATGATTCGAGTCGTGAAATCTTACAATTATTGTTCAATGAAGAGATGACTGCAAATCAGATTGCGCAAAAGACTGACATTTCACTTCAGCTAGTAAAATACCATCTTAACAAATTACAGGATTTGGGTGTTGTAAAGATTTCAAAAATTGAAAAGAACTCAAAATCTCAAGACATGAAGGTTTATTCTGCAACAAAATTCAGCATTGTGATTGTTCCACCAAAATTGTCTGAAAAAACTAAAGAGAGTAAACTTTTGGTTCGTTCTTTTAGACATATCTACAAAGTTGCAGGACTTGCAATTGCTACTGGACTTTCTGGATTATTGTCCTTGGCTTCATTTCAAAACAAAACAGTTACACTGGAAAACACCAAACAGTTTACAATTGAAGAATCAAGACGTATCGAATCTTTTGATGAGTCTGCAGAATCTATTATGGCATCCGCACCAATGATGGAATCTGAATCACAAGATCTCTCCGCAGGTATGGAAATTTCAGAAAAGGCAATTGATTCAGGCGTTTCTGGTATTGATTTATCCATCCCATTTGTAATAATCACAATAATCTTGGGCGGTTTGACTATCTACTATCTGTGGAAATTTAAAAAATCAAACTAG
- a CDS encoding nitroreductase/quinone reductase family protein, with product MKISEELFRPILITRGRKTGKEHGVMLRAVNHNGKIYFSRHRPDGDWFQNAIANPQVKIQYKDSTFTGQAKLVEDEELNRKISELKYPGEERAKEKRVTIEVTLD from the coding sequence ATGAAGATTTCAGAAGAGTTGTTTCGACCCATTCTTATCACCAGAGGAAGAAAGACAGGAAAAGAGCACGGAGTAATGTTAAGGGCAGTAAATCATAATGGAAAAATCTATTTTTCAAGACACAGGCCTGATGGAGACTGGTTTCAAAATGCCATTGCAAACCCTCAAGTAAAAATACAATACAAAGACTCAACATTTACTGGACAAGCAAAACTAGTTGAAGATGAAGAGTTGAATAGAAAAATTTCAGAGTTAAAATATCCAGGTGAAGAAAGAGCAAAAGAAAAAAGAGTTACAATAGAAGTGACACTAGACTAG
- a CDS encoding PRC-barrel domain-containing protein: protein MIEISDIWYDKQIPIFQTMSVKLEGMPSNLATADTFTGKKVIDREGIEYGKVKHIHINQDTLTVSGVTIHQGFNKDYFLSDDYIDKFSEETLLLCRPPVRTGIPVTDIDQNKVGKVKRLHRNPDTNELESIEVSDGLMHSKILSKSEIWGIGEKVILRMTKEEFKHLE, encoded by the coding sequence TTGATAGAAATTTCTGATATTTGGTATGATAAACAAATCCCAATATTTCAAACCATGTCAGTAAAACTAGAAGGAATGCCATCAAATTTGGCCACTGCAGATACATTTACTGGAAAAAAAGTAATAGACAGAGAAGGAATAGAGTACGGTAAAGTCAAACACATTCACATCAATCAGGACACACTTACCGTATCTGGTGTTACAATCCATCAAGGATTTAACAAGGATTATTTTCTCTCAGATGATTATATTGACAAATTCTCTGAAGAAACACTGCTACTTTGTAGACCTCCTGTCCGAACAGGAATTCCGGTAACTGATATTGACCAAAATAAAGTTGGCAAAGTTAAGAGATTGCATAGAAACCCTGATACTAATGAGTTAGAATCAATCGAAGTATCAGACGGATTGATGCATTCAAAAATTCTATCCAAATCTGAAATTTGGGGAATTGGAGAAAAAGTCATTTTAAGAATGACCAAAGAAGAATTCAAACATCTTGAATAA